Proteins from one Besnoitia besnoiti strain Bb-Ger1 chromosome XIII, whole genome shotgun sequence genomic window:
- a CDS encoding hypothetical protein (encoded by transcript BESB_030370) — translation MACTVAGEASRLVPEEEWSSGGVRVHAAPAQRQVVAPTHEAYSWRNCLSRRRRVAFPCLNAPPALSARSSCLTRGVCSRGSVAQSSTARCGRCSNCRIFSWSHLEATLWLAGHVFAIGAFYYCCLIPYFEENQQYVYGQVLVHPGSSADLFTARCAEYFFSALRPLRFLLRVLYAVLLVPFEFLSSVLPFRFFIYTPVESPGLPPVYGSGVRDAARGRSSYLLDQSDGQYRELRNAFPLLFLLMCVHGILAFFLRKFAFRFFCRRYSTAARGGAPHAFFKLLRRAPQTASHVSSPTWCVERPCGTPGYRGASAGDSRAAAESSPLSGGTDLGRLLHPPRSSAARRAWIATQRVQCGFELLLGLGLAAYLHSIHLLVLLFHALLNYSFTMLLSTPDSAASPPSPVMTSNGHSVAPPLQPASRSPAFASSVSFLQAGRHLLTTHRCTVVVTLSVGLHFAMLVLHGLTPQFSLAFIHPSLLPVEMFFFAFVRPRYSLHDCVRMIALKLLSFNLDKVWAYQLHQRTLQSRSETGNIRGGAEAAKARWAPETGEQEKDSSDGGARHPLGSHAPAGIGEHSARQACRPAVPELCPSPFDDERFFPSDSPDIPYSTYGSIARYLAYVFFAPTYLAGPHFTYNSWNRQAAFPWWVLLGHNAYLSPSAEAAEKETDLAPCASTPNAEFAASWEGKHSEPRSEQDVGCAHAKGMKVLPRGVSLLTACASRALGVSLSPASCLSSAYPAASSLVEQHHAEADLELRPPSLVHREKGSSGVASEPPSAGLRLVQDERAAEGGTRRPASARAGAANGCSIAKTSSPQDKDENDFCPFGLGASPYLLDMPTSVYGKLLGRYVLPYFLRWILVVLLLELHLRYLPVNALVTQLRNIYLWRKMQIWQLFTMSVSVLCFMWLKFLCLWRFFRLWSMAAGAVPPENMVRCLYNNYSTEQFWRSWHRSFNLYLIRYMYVPVNRQIQSLLAYGHETQRKTPPSGSFGPRSGAEAATASPRHRVETAGWSKLGARFVSTFLVFSYVALWHEFSTNVFFWALGCAGCLVPEGALRYWAFLSPTAKAIGRGDRVAAAGGRCAERNAGKLQLDSDGPACAVRARHGGASSCETEDAVSVTVDDAENPRGGEDDGKRHQFSGVFLASGDKEGSRSDREERPLQADDRQGRRGAGWNQGTTRVASESGDELRAGGAEGEGNKRRQKSRREQRPSDDFLASGSGDQHREEYGRQRGRMKQANPRRHIAGLVSPRGRPVLGWVSRLYNGPDIRGKIVFKHLCILAGTMNVILLAVCNLVGYSYGAEGVELILRRLRDDGFFLSLRAHLEFLFNCFFAVQGMFVIRAIEGGRHNF, via the exons ATGGCTTGCACTGTGGCAGGGGAGGCTTCGCGCCTCGTTCCAGAAGAGGAGTGGTCCTCTGGCGGTGTGAGGGTGCACGCGGCTcccgcgcagaggcaagTCGTCGCTCCCACTCACGAGGCGTACTCGTGGAGAAACTGTCTctctcgacgccgccgcgtcgcgtttCCTTGTCTCAATGCCCCCCCTGCTCTGTCCGCCCGAAGCAGCTGTTTGACGCGAGGCGTCTGTTCACGTGGATCGGTGGCGCAGTCGTCAACTGCGCGGTGCGGACGTTGCTCCAACTGCCGCATTTTCTCGTGGAGTCACCTGGAAGCTACCCTGTGGCTTGCAGGCCACGTTTTCGCCATCGGAGCCTTTTACTACTGCTGCTTGATTCCGTACTTCGAAGAGAATCAGCAGTACGTATACGGCCAGGTGCTCGTTCATCCTGGGTCGTCGGCTGACTTGTTCACTGCGCGGTGCGCAGAGtatttcttctctgcgctgcgcccgctgcgctttcttctgcggGTCCTGTACGCCGTGCTCCTCGTGCCCTTCGAGTTCCTGTCAAGCGTGCTtcccttccgcttcttcatcTACACGCCTGTGGAATCGCCAGGACTCCCGCCTGTCTACGGATCTGGTGTGCGTGATGCAGCCCGTGGTCGCTCGTCGTACCTCCTCGATCAGAGCGATGGACAGTACCGGGAGCTGCGCAACGCGTTCCcgcttcttttccttctGATGTGCGTCCACGGTATCCTTGCGTTTTTCTTGAGGAAGTTcgcgtttcgcttcttctgcaggcgctACTCCACAGCTGCCCGCGGAGGGGCGCCTCACGCGTTTTTCAAGCTcttgcgtcgcgcgccaCAGACCGCGAGCCACGTTTCGTCTCCGACATGGTGCGTGGAACGCCCGTGTGGGACGCCCGGCTATCGCGGGGCTTCAGCGGgagactcgcgcgctgccgccgaaaGTTCGCCTTTGTCTGGGGGCACTGATTTAGGAAGGCTTTTACAcccgcctcgctcgtctgCAGCAAGGAGAGCCTGGATCGCCACACAGCGTGTCCAGTGTGgcttcgagctgctgctgggctTGGGGTTGGCAGCCTACCTGCATTCGATTCACCTTCTTGTTCTGCTGTTTCACGCTCTGTTGAACTACTCCTTCACTATGCTGCTCTCCACCCCagactctgcggcgtctccgccctcgcctgtCATGACTTCAAATGGCCATtcagtcgcgccgccgcttcagcctgcctcgcgctcgcccgccttcgcATCCTCAGTCTCCTTCCTGCAGGCCGGCAGACACCTCTTGACAACTCACCGGTGCACTGTAGTGGTTACACTTAGTGTCGGTCTCCATTTCGCCATGCTCGTCCTCCACGGCCTGACGCcgcagttttctctcgccttcATTCAtccctcgctgctgcctgtcGAGATGTTTTTCTTTGCCTTTGTGCGGCCGCGCTACTCGCTTCACGACTGTGTGCGCATGATTGCCTTAAAGCTGCTGTCGTTCAACCTCGATAAAGTTTGGGCCTACCAACTGCATCAGCGCACGCTGCAGTCGCGGTCAGAGACTGGCAACATTCGAGGGGGGGCGGAAGCCGCCAAAGCGAGGTGGGCGCCTGAGACCGGCGAACAGGAGAAGGACAGCAGCGATGGAGGAGCCCGGCATCCATTGGGAAGCCACGCGCCAGCCGGAATAGGCGAACATTCTGCACGGCAAGCATGCAGACCTGCTGTGCCTGAACTGTGCCCGAGCCCCTTCGACGATGAGAGGTTTTTTCCAAGCGACAGCCCCGACATCCCCTACAGCACCTACGGCTCCATCGCACGGTATCTCGCCTACGTGTTTTTCGCGCCGACTTACCTCGCAGGTCCGCACTTCACGTACAACTCGTGGAACCGCCAAGCTGCGTTTCCGTGGTGGGTGCTTCTGGGGCATAACGCATATCTGAGCccctctgcggaggccgccgagaaAGAGACGGATCTCGCACCGTGTGCTTCAACACCCAACGCGGAATTCGCTGCCTCGTGGGAGGGGAAACATTCGGAGCCCCGTTCTGAGCAGGACGTCGGGTGCGCACATGCGAAGGGCATGAAAGTCCTTCCTcgaggcgtctcgctcttGACGGCATGCGCGTCGCGAGCGCTTGGGGTTTCACTATCCCCTGCTTCTTGCCTGTCTTCCGCGTACCCTGCTGCCAGCTCTTTGGTAGAACAACACCACGCGGAAGCAGACCTGGAACTGCGCCCTCCCTCACTGGTTCATCGCGAGAAAGGCTCTTCCGGCGTCGCTTCGGAACCTCCGTCTGCCGGCCTGAGGCTGGTTCAGGATGAACGCGCGGCTGAGGGAGGCACGCGTAGgccggcgtccgcgagggCTGGAGCAGCAAACGGATGTTCCATCGCCAAAACTTCCTCGCCACAGGACAAGGACGAGAATGATTTCTGCCCTTTCGGGTTAGGCGCTTCTCCGTACCTTCTGGATATGCCCACCTCGGTCTACGGGAAGCTGCTTGGCAGATACGTCCTCCCATATTTCCTTCGATGGATTCTTGTTGTTTTGCTTCTGGAGCTCCACCTGCGCTACCTGCCGGTCAACGCCCTAgtgacgcagctgcgcaatATCTACCTGTGGAGAAAAATGCAG ATCTGGCAGCTCTTCACAATGAGCGTCTCGGTTCTCTGCTTCATGTGGCTCAAGTTCCTTTGCCTGTGGCGCTTCTTTCGTCTGTGGAGCATGGCGGCTGGAGCAGTGCCCCCAGAAAACATGGTTCGGTGTCTGTACAACAACTACAG CACAGAGCAATTTTGGAGGAGTTGGCATCGGAGCTTCAATTTATACCTGATTCGCTACATGTACGTCCCAGTCAACAGACAGATCcagtctctcctcgcctaCGGGCACGAGACTCAGAGGAAGACACCTCCCTCGGGATCTTTCGGTCCTcgaagcggcgccgaagcagcgacagcctcgccgcgacaTCGCGTGGAAACTGCGGGATGGTCTAAGCTCGGCGCGCGTTTCGTCTCGACCTTCCTTGTCTTTTCTTACGTGGCGCTTTGGCACGAATTCAGCACGAACGTTTTCTTCTGGGCGCTGGGCTGCGCGGGCTGTCTCGTGCCTGAGGGGGCGCTCCGCTACTGGGCCTTCCTGTCTCCAACCGCCAAAGCAatcgggcgaggagacagggtcgccgccgcaggaggcaggTGTGCTGAACGAAATGCCGGCAAGCTGCAGCTTGACTCAGACGGCCCAGCATGCGCCGTTCGCGCGAGGCACGGGGGGGCAAGCAGCTGCGAAACAGAGGACGCGGTGAGCGTGACagtcgacgacgcggagaatcCACGTggaggagaggacgacggcaaGCGCCACCAGTTCTCAGGGGTTTTTCTAGCCAGCGGAGACAAAGAGGGCAGTcgcagcgacagagaagagaggcctTTGCAAGCGGACGACAGACAAGGCAGACGAGGGGCGGGGTGGAATCAGGGGACGACCCGCGTTGCCTCCGAAAGCGGGGACGAGCTTCgagcgggcggcgctgaaggGGAGGGCAACAAACGACGGCAGAAGAGCAGACGCGAACAACGCCCTTCGGACGACTTCCTGGCGAGCGGGAGCGGCGACCAGCACAGAGAGGAATacgggcggcagcgaggacgcaTGAAGCAGGCAAACCCCAGGCGACACATCGCGGGTCTCGTCTCACCTCGCGGCCGGCCGGTGCTCGGCTGGGTCTCCCGTCTGTACAACGGGCCAGACATACGAGGGAAGATTGTTTTCAAGCACCTTTGTATCCTCGCAGGCACCATGAACGTCATTTTGCTCGCCGTCTGCAATCTAGTCGGCTACTCCTATG gcgccgaaggagtGGAGCTGATCCTGCGCCGACTGAGGGATGACGGattcttcctctcgcttcgCGCCCATTTGGAGTTTCTTTTCAACTGCTTTTTTGCGGTACAAGGAATGTTTGTCATTCGAGCAATTGAAGGGGGGCGCCACAACTTCTAA